The Athene noctua chromosome 3, bAthNoc1.hap1.1, whole genome shotgun sequence genome includes a region encoding these proteins:
- the WASHC1 gene encoding WASH complex subunit 1 isoform X1, whose protein sequence is MTYLLFSLGTMATAAQKHFLEGQTYSVPLIQPDLRREEAVQQVADALQYLQKVSGDIFNRISQRVEASRAQLQTISERVTIAQAKIEKIKGSKKAIKVFSSAKYPAPERLQEYSSIFAGAEDPAKQKWPRHKIQSKHRMLDEKALQEKLKYFPVCVSTKIHQEDDAEEGLGSLPRNISSLSSLLLFNTTENLYKKYVFLDPLAGAVTKTHVALETETEEKLFDAPLSITERGQLDRQVAENYFYVPDLGQVPEIDVPSYLPDLPGIAADLMYSADLGPGIAPSAPGSAIPELPTFNTESVEPLQPDLQDAELLPPPPPPPPPPPPVMPTTVPPPPPLPQPTAPSEPARTASEESSNVVPAASVQGAPKEVVNPSTGRASLLESIRQAGGIGKANLRSVKERKLEKKKQKEQEQVRATGQGGDLMSDLFNKLVLRRKGISGKGPGASGNPDAPGSPAGAFARMSDSIPPLPPPQQPVGEEDEDDWES, encoded by the exons ATGACctatttgctgttttctttagGCACAATGGCTACAGCAGCCCAGAAGCACTTTTTGGAAGGGCAGACATACTCAGTCCCCCTGATCCAACCGGATTTACGCAGGGAGGAGGCTGTTCAGCAGGTGGCAGATGCACTGCAGTATCTGCAGAAGGTGTCGGGCGATATCTTCAACAG GATCTCTCAGCGGGTGGAGGCCAGCCGGGCACAGCTTCAGACAATCAGTGAGAGAGTCACAATTGCCCAAGCGAAGATTGAGAAGATAAAGGGCAGCAAGAAGGCTATTAAG GTATTTTCCAGTGCCAAGTATCCAGCCCCTGAGCGGCTGCAGGAGTACAGTTCAATTTTTGCTGGTGCAGAAGACCCAGCTAAACAGAAATGGCCAAGACACAAGATTCAGAGCAAACACCGAATGCTGGATGAGAAAGCTCTGCAG GAGAAGCTCAAGTACTTCCCTGTGTGTGTGAGCACCAAAATTCACCAGGAGGATGACGCAGAAGAAGGCCTTGGCAGCCTCCCCAGGAACATCAGctccctcagctccctgctgctctTCAACACCACCGAGAACCT GTACAAGAAGTATGTTTTCCTGGATCCTCTGGCTGGAGCAGTGACCAAGACCCATGTGGCTCtggaaacagagacagaagagAAGCTCTTTGATGCTCCTCTCTCCATCACTGAAAGGGGACAGTTGGACCGACAG gTAGCTGAAAATTACTTCTATGTGCCGGATCTGGGCCAGGTCCCTGAGATTGATGTGCCGTCCTACCTGCCAGACCTGCCTGGTATTGCTGCAGATCTCATGTACAGTGCTGATCTGGGCCCCGGCATCGCACCGTCTGCCCCTGGCAGTGCTATTCCAGAGCTGCCCACTTTCAACACTGAGTCGGTGGAGCCTTTGCAACCAG ACCTTCAAGATGCTGAGCTATTGCCGCCTCCTCCCCCACCACCTCCCCCACCACCTCCTGTTATGCCAACTACTGTGCCTCCTCCGccacccctgccccagcccacagcccccTCTGAGCCAGCCCGGACAGCGAGTGAGGAGAGCAGCAATGTGGTGCCTGCAG CTTCAGTCCAGGGAGCCCCGAAGGAGGTGGTGAACCCCTCTACAGGGCGTGCCAGTCTCCTGGAGTCCATCCGCCAGGCCGGTGGCATTGGGAAGGCCAACCTCCGCAGTGTCAAGGAGAGGAAACTGGAgaagaagaagcagaaggaaCAAGAACAAG TGAGAGCTACAGGACAAGGTGGAGATTTGATGTCAGATCTCTTCAACAAACTGGTGCTGAGGCGCAAAG GTATTTCAGGGAAAGGGCCAGGAGCCTCTGGAAATCCTGATGCTCCTGGAAGTCCTGCTGGAGCCTTTGCTCGTATGTCAGACTCGATACcgcccctcccacccccacagcagcctgtgggtgaggaggatgaagatgactGGGAGTCATAG
- the WASHC1 gene encoding WASH complex subunit 1 isoform X2 has product MATAAQKHFLEGQTYSVPLIQPDLRREEAVQQVADALQYLQKVSGDIFNRISQRVEASRAQLQTISERVTIAQAKIEKIKGSKKAIKVFSSAKYPAPERLQEYSSIFAGAEDPAKQKWPRHKIQSKHRMLDEKALQEKLKYFPVCVSTKIHQEDDAEEGLGSLPRNISSLSSLLLFNTTENLYKKYVFLDPLAGAVTKTHVALETETEEKLFDAPLSITERGQLDRQVAENYFYVPDLGQVPEIDVPSYLPDLPGIAADLMYSADLGPGIAPSAPGSAIPELPTFNTESVEPLQPDLQDAELLPPPPPPPPPPPPVMPTTVPPPPPLPQPTAPSEPARTASEESSNVVPAASVQGAPKEVVNPSTGRASLLESIRQAGGIGKANLRSVKERKLEKKKQKEQEQVRATGQGGDLMSDLFNKLVLRRKGISGKGPGASGNPDAPGSPAGAFARMSDSIPPLPPPQQPVGEEDEDDWES; this is encoded by the exons ATGGCTACAGCAGCCCAGAAGCACTTTTTGGAAGGGCAGACATACTCAGTCCCCCTGATCCAACCGGATTTACGCAGGGAGGAGGCTGTTCAGCAGGTGGCAGATGCACTGCAGTATCTGCAGAAGGTGTCGGGCGATATCTTCAACAG GATCTCTCAGCGGGTGGAGGCCAGCCGGGCACAGCTTCAGACAATCAGTGAGAGAGTCACAATTGCCCAAGCGAAGATTGAGAAGATAAAGGGCAGCAAGAAGGCTATTAAG GTATTTTCCAGTGCCAAGTATCCAGCCCCTGAGCGGCTGCAGGAGTACAGTTCAATTTTTGCTGGTGCAGAAGACCCAGCTAAACAGAAATGGCCAAGACACAAGATTCAGAGCAAACACCGAATGCTGGATGAGAAAGCTCTGCAG GAGAAGCTCAAGTACTTCCCTGTGTGTGTGAGCACCAAAATTCACCAGGAGGATGACGCAGAAGAAGGCCTTGGCAGCCTCCCCAGGAACATCAGctccctcagctccctgctgctctTCAACACCACCGAGAACCT GTACAAGAAGTATGTTTTCCTGGATCCTCTGGCTGGAGCAGTGACCAAGACCCATGTGGCTCtggaaacagagacagaagagAAGCTCTTTGATGCTCCTCTCTCCATCACTGAAAGGGGACAGTTGGACCGACAG gTAGCTGAAAATTACTTCTATGTGCCGGATCTGGGCCAGGTCCCTGAGATTGATGTGCCGTCCTACCTGCCAGACCTGCCTGGTATTGCTGCAGATCTCATGTACAGTGCTGATCTGGGCCCCGGCATCGCACCGTCTGCCCCTGGCAGTGCTATTCCAGAGCTGCCCACTTTCAACACTGAGTCGGTGGAGCCTTTGCAACCAG ACCTTCAAGATGCTGAGCTATTGCCGCCTCCTCCCCCACCACCTCCCCCACCACCTCCTGTTATGCCAACTACTGTGCCTCCTCCGccacccctgccccagcccacagcccccTCTGAGCCAGCCCGGACAGCGAGTGAGGAGAGCAGCAATGTGGTGCCTGCAG CTTCAGTCCAGGGAGCCCCGAAGGAGGTGGTGAACCCCTCTACAGGGCGTGCCAGTCTCCTGGAGTCCATCCGCCAGGCCGGTGGCATTGGGAAGGCCAACCTCCGCAGTGTCAAGGAGAGGAAACTGGAgaagaagaagcagaaggaaCAAGAACAAG TGAGAGCTACAGGACAAGGTGGAGATTTGATGTCAGATCTCTTCAACAAACTGGTGCTGAGGCGCAAAG GTATTTCAGGGAAAGGGCCAGGAGCCTCTGGAAATCCTGATGCTCCTGGAAGTCCTGCTGGAGCCTTTGCTCGTATGTCAGACTCGATACcgcccctcccacccccacagcagcctgtgggtgaggaggatgaagatgactGGGAGTCATAG